A single window of Sphingobacteriales bacterium DNA harbors:
- the lpxA gene encoding acyl-ACP--UDP-N-acetylglucosamine O-acyltransferase, with product MNYIHPNAIIGKDTIIENFTSIHDNVVIGDNCWISSNVTILPNTKIGNNCKIFHGAVIGATPQDLKFNNEYSTVEIGNYVTIRECATINRGTSALGTTKIDDHTLIMAYVHIAHDCIVGKHCILANSTNLAGHVNIDDYAYFGGMSGAHQFTRIGKHTFISGGSMIGKDVPPYCLVMRNPAQYAGINAVGLKRHTYSKEDIHLIQDIYRIIFGNGLNTTQALEKIKIEIQDNLLKNEIVNFITQSERGIIKGID from the coding sequence ATGAATTACATACACCCAAATGCAATTATTGGAAAAGATACCATTATAGAAAATTTCACAAGTATTCACGACAATGTAGTTATTGGTGATAATTGTTGGATTAGCTCTAATGTTACTATTTTGCCAAATACCAAGATTGGCAATAACTGTAAGATATTTCATGGTGCTGTAATTGGTGCTACTCCTCAAGATTTAAAATTTAATAATGAATACTCTACTGTAGAAATTGGCAATTATGTTACCATTCGCGAATGTGCTACAATTAATAGAGGAACAAGTGCATTAGGAACTACAAAAATTGATGACCATACTTTAATCATGGCATACGTTCATATAGCCCATGATTGTATAGTTGGCAAACACTGTATTTTGGCAAATTCTACCAACTTAGCTGGACATGTAAACATTGATGACTATGCATATTTTGGTGGAATGAGTGGTGCGCATCAATTTACAAGAATTGGCAAACATACATTTATTTCTGGTGGAAGTATGATAGGAAAAGATGTGCCGCCATATTGCTTAGTCATGCGGAATCCTGCTCAATACGCAGGCATTAATGCAGTTGGATTGAAAAGACACACATATTCTAAAGAAGATATACATCTAATACAAGATATATATAGAATAATTTTTGGTAATGGACTGAATACAACTCAAGCTTTAGAGAAAATAAAAATAGAAATTCAAGACAATCTCTTAAAAAACGAGATAGTAAATTTCATTACACAATCTGAAAGAGGAATAATCAAAGGTATAGATTAA
- a CDS encoding UDP-3-O-acyl-N-acetylglucosamine deacetylase, whose translation MYQKTIVKTIEIIGKGLHLGKQCKLTLYPEQANEGYTFRHNNQKYKINAFSVFDTTRSTNLKFGDNVVYTIEHLLSALAGLQIDNICIEVEGDEIPILDGSSKIFIEKILNAGIKQEKELKHTFVVQNIIEWQDNETKAFYTLIPNEHFEATCLIDYNSKTLGKQYAVMNSWQDYSTEIAPAKTFCFLHEIEYLYQSNLIKGGDLTNALVFSENPIDNQKAKWLTETFNQPIFSIPERGLLNPLYQTFDNEAARHKLLDIIGDLSLLGKNIQGKLIVLKPGHTSNVRFVKHILDNYI comes from the coding sequence ATGTATCAAAAAACAATAGTAAAAACAATTGAAATTATAGGAAAAGGGTTGCATCTAGGCAAACAATGCAAGCTTACACTATATCCAGAACAAGCAAATGAAGGTTACACATTTAGACATAATAATCAAAAATATAAAATTAATGCATTTAGTGTTTTCGATACTACAAGATCTACAAACTTAAAATTTGGAGATAATGTGGTCTATACAATAGAACACTTATTATCAGCCTTGGCAGGTCTTCAAATAGATAATATTTGCATTGAAGTTGAAGGCGATGAAATACCAATATTAGATGGAAGTTCAAAAATTTTCATCGAAAAAATACTCAATGCAGGAATTAAACAAGAAAAAGAATTAAAGCATACATTTGTTGTACAGAACATTATTGAATGGCAAGACAATGAAACAAAAGCATTTTACACACTTATTCCAAACGAACATTTTGAAGCCACATGTTTAATTGATTATAATTCAAAAACATTAGGAAAACAATATGCCGTAATGAACTCGTGGCAAGATTATAGCACAGAAATAGCACCAGCTAAAACATTCTGCTTTCTACACGAAATTGAATATCTATATCAGAGTAATTTGATTAAAGGTGGAGATTTAACGAATGCACTTGTTTTTTCTGAAAATCCAATTGATAACCAAAAGGCGAAATGGCTTACAGAAACATTTAATCAACCAATATTTTCAATACCAGAACGCGGTTTGCTGAATCCATTGTACCAAACATTTGATAACGAAGCAGCAAGACACAAATTATTAGACATTATCGGAGATTTGAGTCTTTTAGGAAAAAACATACAAGGAAAATTAATTGTTTTAAAACCTGGACATACTTCAAATGTAAGGTTTGTAAAACATATATTAGACAACTACATATAA
- the trpC gene encoding indole-3-glycerol phosphate synthase TrpC, with the protein MNILDKIVAQKRIEIENAKQSFSIQELERTNYFNRNTISVTQNFLKENNTGIIAEFKRQSPSKGIINNTANVVDVVKGYEQAGVVASSILTDTDFFGGSKNDLMQARTHVNIPLLRKDFMIDEYQFVEAKNWGADIILLIASILTPQQVKNFTNIAQNLGLEVLLELHNEQELDHVYHKVNMVGINNRNLKTFEVDIEQSIKMANYLGKDFIKVAESGIGNTETLLHFKNNGFQGFLIGENFMKNEHPALACQSFIQKISNT; encoded by the coding sequence ATGAACATTCTTGATAAAATAGTAGCTCAAAAGAGAATAGAAATTGAAAATGCAAAACAAAGTTTTTCAATACAAGAACTAGAACGCACAAATTATTTTAATAGAAACACGATTTCTGTAACGCAAAACTTCTTAAAAGAAAATAATACTGGAATAATTGCTGAGTTTAAAAGACAATCACCATCAAAAGGCATTATCAATAATACAGCGAATGTGGTAGATGTTGTAAAAGGCTACGAGCAAGCTGGTGTTGTTGCAAGTTCAATATTAACAGACACAGATTTTTTTGGTGGAAGTAAAAATGATTTGATGCAAGCTCGTACACATGTAAATATTCCATTACTAAGAAAAGATTTTATGATTGATGAATACCAATTTGTAGAAGCAAAAAATTGGGGCGCAGATATTATATTATTAATTGCATCAATTCTAACACCACAACAAGTAAAAAACTTTACAAATATTGCACAAAATTTAGGTTTAGAAGTTTTGCTTGAGTTGCACAACGAACAAGAACTAGACCATGTGTATCATAAAGTAAATATGGTTGGCATCAACAACAGAAACCTAAAAACATTTGAAGTAGATATTGAACAAAGTATCAAAATGGCAAACTATCTTGGAAAAGATTTTATAAAAGTTGCAGAAAGTGGCATTGGAAATACTGAAACATTATTGCATTTTAAAAACAATGGATTTCAAGGATTTTTAATTGGCGAAAATTTCATGAAAAATGAGCACCCAGCACTTGCTTGTCAGTCATTTATTCAAAAAATTAGCAATACTTAA
- a CDS encoding ferrous iron transport protein A, with amino-acid sequence MRTISQIPINKKAKICAIHDQSIAQKLYSMGILPNYMIEVKRKTLNGNTFFLNINNHHNIAIRKDEAQYIIVEEQD; translated from the coding sequence TTGAGAACAATAAGCCAAATACCTATTAATAAAAAAGCAAAAATATGTGCTATTCACGACCAATCTATAGCACAAAAACTATATTCAATGGGAATTTTACCAAACTATATGATTGAAGTAAAGAGAAAAACATTAAATGGTAATACTTTTTTTCTAAACATCAACAACCATCATAATATTGCAATAAGGAAAGATGAGGCACAATACATTATTGTAGAAGAACAAGATTAA
- a CDS encoding zeta toxin family protein: MAQKFRLFAGPNGSGKSTMFNRFKHQKIIHTEIYVSADSIEVTLKEKKQFYFPAYRIQATQEEFINHIESSSLFKRIKDKATFLASCKIKSGILTIENTAINSYHASFVATYLVDKIFETKQSFCFETVMSHPSKIELFKIAKKYNYKTYLYYLYTNNVEANIARVKFRAAQGEHDVPEAKIRDRYKKSLQLLKDALEATETAYIFDTSTLETVNVLYKKNNNIEKYHELPKITNL, from the coding sequence ATGGCACAAAAATTCAGACTATTTGCTGGACCAAATGGCTCTGGAAAATCTACAATGTTTAATAGATTTAAGCATCAAAAAATTATACATACAGAAATATATGTGAGTGCTGATAGTATAGAAGTTACTTTAAAAGAAAAAAAACAATTTTATTTTCCAGCATATAGAATTCAAGCTACGCAAGAAGAATTTATCAATCATATAGAATCTTCATCTTTATTTAAAAGAATAAAAGATAAAGCTACTTTTTTAGCTAGTTGTAAAATAAAGTCTGGAATTTTAACCATAGAAAATACTGCAATCAATTCTTATCATGCATCATTTGTAGCAACATATCTTGTAGATAAAATTTTTGAAACAAAACAATCATTCTGTTTTGAAACGGTCATGTCGCATCCATCAAAAATTGAATTATTTAAGATTGCAAAAAAATACAATTACAAAACATATTTATATTATTTATATACAAATAATGTTGAAGCAAATATTGCAAGAGTAAAATTTAGAGCAGCACAAGGCGAACACGATGTGCCTGAAGCAAAAATTAGAGACAGATACAAAAAATCTTTACAACTATTGAAAGATGCGTTGGAAGCAACCGAAACAGCCTATATATTTGATACATCAACACTTGAAACAGTTAATGTATTGTACAAAAAAAATAACAACATAGAAAAATATCACGAATTACCTAAGATTACAAATTTATAA
- a CDS encoding acyl-CoA carboxylase subunit beta, which translates to MDIDFNLNEDKMRLSVDELKNKLSKIYLGGGQKKIDKEHERGKLTARERIQYLIDDNTSTIEIGAFAGDGMYAEQGGCTSGGVVVEIGYVSGRQCMIIANDATVKAGAWFPITGKKNLRAQEIAMENRLPVIYLVDSAGAFLPMQDEIFPDKENFGRIFRNNAKMSAMGIPQIAAIMGSCVAGGAYLPIMSDESLIVEGSGSIFLAGPYLVKAAIGENVDKETLGGAHTQTAISGVCDYKMKDDKECLDTIKKLIDKYGKFETANFDRIKAKKPKLNEKEIYGIYTSATGKPYDVREIIKRIVDNSEFTEYKEEYGQTIVCAYARIDGWSVGIVANQRNIVKSAKGEVQIGGVIYSDSADKAARFIMLCNQKRIPLVFLQDVTGFMVGSRSEHGGIIKDGAKLVNAVSNSVVPKFTIVTGNSYGAGNYAMCGKAYDPRLIVAWPSAKIAVMGGDQASKVILQIQEAALEAKGQTHTQEEKESILKAIKDKYEQTTTAYYAASRIWVDAVIDPLDTRKWISMGIEAANNAPLENFSVGVLQT; encoded by the coding sequence GTGGATATAGATTTTAATTTGAATGAAGATAAGATGCGTCTAAGTGTTGATGAGCTGAAAAATAAATTATCAAAAATTTATTTGGGTGGTGGGCAAAAGAAAATCGACAAGGAACACGAAAGAGGAAAACTTACTGCACGTGAGCGTATTCAATATCTAATAGATGATAATACTTCAACTATTGAAATTGGTGCTTTTGCTGGCGACGGAATGTATGCAGAACAAGGTGGATGCACAAGTGGTGGCGTAGTGGTAGAAATAGGCTACGTATCTGGCAGACAGTGCATGATAATAGCTAATGATGCAACTGTAAAAGCTGGTGCATGGTTTCCAATTACAGGAAAAAAGAACTTACGTGCACAAGAAATTGCCATGGAAAACAGATTGCCAGTTATTTATTTAGTAGATAGTGCTGGTGCATTTTTACCTATGCAAGATGAAATTTTTCCGGACAAAGAAAACTTTGGAAGAATTTTTAGAAACAATGCAAAAATGTCTGCCATGGGCATACCACAAATTGCAGCAATCATGGGTAGTTGTGTTGCTGGTGGTGCCTATCTACCAATCATGAGCGACGAAAGCTTAATAGTTGAAGGTTCTGGAAGTATATTTTTAGCAGGACCATATTTAGTAAAAGCAGCCATAGGCGAAAATGTAGACAAAGAAACACTAGGTGGCGCACACACACAGACAGCTATTTCTGGTGTATGTGATTATAAAATGAAAGATGACAAAGAATGCTTAGACACCATAAAAAAATTGATTGATAAATATGGAAAATTTGAAACAGCTAATTTTGATAGAATAAAAGCAAAAAAACCAAAACTAAACGAAAAAGAAATTTATGGTATTTATACATCAGCAACAGGAAAACCTTATGATGTAAGAGAAATCATTAAAAGAATTGTAGATAATTCTGAGTTCACAGAATATAAAGAAGAATATGGACAAACTATTGTTTGCGCTTATGCCAGAATTGATGGTTGGAGTGTTGGCATAGTTGCCAACCAACGAAATATTGTAAAAAGCGCCAAAGGCGAAGTACAAATCGGTGGTGTTATTTATTCAGATTCTGCTGACAAGGCTGCGCGTTTCATTATGCTTTGCAATCAAAAAAGAATTCCATTGGTTTTCTTGCAAGATGTAACAGGTTTTATGGTTGGCTCACGTAGCGAACATGGTGGCATTATTAAAGATGGTGCAAAATTAGTTAATGCTGTGTCAAACTCAGTAGTACCTAAGTTTACAATAGTTACAGGCAACAGTTATGGTGCTGGCAACTATGCCATGTGTGGAAAAGCATATGACCCAAGATTGATTGTAGCATGGCCATCAGCAAAAATTGCAGTGATGGGCGGCGACCAAGCATCTAAAGTGATTTTGCAAATACAAGAAGCAGCATTAGAAGCAAAAGGACAAACACATACTCAAGAAGAAAAAGAAAGCATACTTAAAGCAATAAAAGATAAATACGAACAAACAACTACTGCATATTATGCAGCATCACGTATTTGGGTAGATGCCGTTATTGATCCATTAGATACTAGAAAATGGATTTCTATGGGCATAGAAGCAGCAAACAATGCTCCACTTGAAAACTTTAGTGTAGGTGTATTACAAACTTAG
- a CDS encoding NUDIX hydrolase, giving the protein MFPKQNFCSNCGEKVVYQQAEGRERCVCLSCNIIHYTNPKVIVGALAYWEDKVLLCRRAIEPRKGFWNIPAGFLEDDEKTEDGAIREVWEEAGTNIEIIQPYLIYNLPQANQVYIHFLAKLTDGIVRNGEESIESKLLTEEEIPWNEIAFYSSSYALKRFFEERKNSRFTMHLASFPEK; this is encoded by the coding sequence ATGTTTCCAAAGCAGAATTTTTGTTCAAATTGTGGCGAAAAAGTAGTCTACCAACAAGCTGAAGGTAGAGAACGGTGTGTGTGTTTATCATGTAATATTATACATTATACAAATCCTAAAGTAATTGTAGGTGCCTTGGCATATTGGGAAGATAAAGTATTATTATGTAGAAGAGCAATTGAGCCACGAAAAGGATTTTGGAATATTCCTGCTGGTTTTTTAGAAGATGATGAGAAAACCGAAGATGGTGCAATAAGAGAAGTTTGGGAAGAAGCTGGCACCAACATTGAAATTATTCAACCTTATTTAATTTATAATTTGCCACAAGCCAACCAAGTATATATACATTTTTTGGCAAAATTGACAGATGGAATTGTCCGAAACGGAGAGGAGAGTATTGAGTCTAAATTATTGACAGAAGAAGAAATTCCTTGGAATGAAATTGCTTTCTATTCATCTTCTTATGCATTAAAAAGATTTTTTGAAGAACGGAAAAACAGTAGATTTACAATGCATTTGGCATCATTCCCAGAAAAGTAA
- a CDS encoding 3-oxoacyl-ACP reductase yields the protein MSDFLQNPMVKQIAKSLNLPLPIPALLNRNNNAYSKNEWQTKKTAIVTTSDEDTEAQKIIQILKPYINESSLYQENIDAVVISGLAIDNIEMSVEFFTKAQLAVQKLNKNARVVVLSKKGNNAESITIQKSFEGFSRALSKELGKNGTTVNHLVIKDTPAEDVARAILFFISDKSSFITGQVIVLNNNYATAIQSTNQLLSGKTAIVTGAARGIGAATATFLAREGAKVIIVDVPQAEEDAKKLAEEINGDVLLMDITQENAVASIQKHVIDNYGQLDILINNAGITRDKTLAKMSIAQWNSIMQVNLKAAMNLTEAFIAKGFSKNPKIVGLASISGIAGNVGQTNYSASKAGMIAFMNTLFVEKGLMANAVAPGFIETKMTESLPLFVKEGGRRLSTLKQGGQPEDVAELITFLSSSLSDGVAGQVIRVCGGSMIGA from the coding sequence ATGAGCGATTTTTTGCAAAACCCAATGGTAAAACAAATAGCAAAGTCTTTAAATTTACCTTTGCCCATTCCAGCACTATTAAATAGAAATAATAATGCATATTCTAAAAACGAGTGGCAAACTAAAAAAACAGCAATCGTAACTACATCAGATGAAGATACTGAAGCACAAAAAATAATTCAAATATTAAAACCATACATTAACGAATCATCTTTATATCAAGAAAATATAGATGCTGTTGTTATCTCAGGTTTAGCTATTGATAACATAGAAATGAGTGTAGAGTTTTTTACAAAAGCACAACTTGCTGTTCAAAAATTAAATAAAAATGCAAGAGTTGTGGTGTTATCTAAAAAAGGAAATAATGCAGAAAGTATTACCATTCAAAAAAGTTTTGAAGGATTTTCTAGAGCATTATCAAAAGAATTAGGCAAAAATGGAACAACAGTAAACCATTTAGTAATTAAAGATACACCAGCTGAAGATGTAGCTCGTGCAATTTTATTCTTCATTTCAGACAAATCATCATTTATTACAGGACAAGTAATTGTGCTTAATAATAATTATGCAACTGCAATACAATCAACAAATCAATTACTAAGCGGAAAAACAGCAATTGTTACAGGCGCAGCTAGAGGAATTGGTGCAGCTACGGCAACTTTCTTAGCAAGAGAAGGAGCAAAAGTAATTATAGTTGATGTACCACAAGCTGAAGAAGATGCAAAAAAACTAGCAGAAGAAATCAATGGAGATGTTTTATTAATGGACATTACACAAGAGAATGCTGTTGCATCTATACAAAAACACGTTATTGACAATTATGGTCAATTAGATATACTTATCAATAATGCTGGAATAACAAGAGACAAAACGCTTGCAAAAATGAGTATTGCACAATGGAACTCAATAATGCAAGTAAATTTAAAAGCCGCAATGAATTTAACTGAAGCATTTATTGCAAAAGGGTTTTCTAAAAATCCAAAAATTGTAGGCTTAGCTTCAATTTCAGGAATTGCAGGAAATGTAGGACAAACAAACTACTCAGCTTCAAAAGCAGGTATGATAGCATTTATGAATACCTTATTTGTAGAAAAAGGACTAATGGCAAATGCTGTAGCACCAGGTTTTATAGAAACTAAAATGACAGAAAGTTTGCCACTTTTTGTAAAAGAAGGTGGTAGAAGATTATCTACACTTAAACAAGGCGGACAACCAGAAGATGTAGCAGAACTCATTACTTTCTTATCATCATCACTTTCTGATGGCGTGGCAGGACAAGTAATTAGAGTGTGTGGCGGAAGTATGATTGGTGCATAA
- a CDS encoding transposase, translating into MNYEDKFPEFITITCYEWLALIKSNQAKEIIIESLRYLTQQNKIEVHAFVLMDNHMHLIWRIKKGYLRQDIQRDFLHHTAKQILKYLKDNHSEMINQLEANLKDRKFQVWQRNSLSIDLRTKKVYEQKLNYIHNNPVKAGICIFEEEYKYSSAKFYITNEKDWDFLKQGDE; encoded by the coding sequence TTGAATTACGAAGATAAATTTCCAGAGTTTATAACAATTACTTGTTATGAATGGTTAGCCTTAATAAAAAGCAATCAGGCAAAAGAAATTATTATAGAAAGCCTAAGATATTTAACACAACAAAATAAGATAGAAGTTCATGCCTTTGTGCTAATGGATAATCACATGCATCTTATTTGGCGAATAAAAAAAGGATACCTACGACAAGATATTCAACGCGATTTTTTACATCATACAGCAAAACAAATTTTAAAATATTTAAAAGATAATCATTCCGAAATGATTAATCAATTAGAAGCAAATTTAAAAGATAGAAAATTCCAAGTGTGGCAACGTAACTCTTTAAGTATTGATTTAAGAACAAAAAAAGTATATGAACAAAAATTAAATTATATACACAATAATCCAGTTAAGGCAGGAATTTGTATATTTGAGGAAGAATATAAATATAGTAGTGCAAAGTTTTATATAACTAATGAAAAAGATTGGGATTTTTTAAAACAAGGCGATGAATAA
- the trpD gene encoding anthranilate phosphoribosyltransferase, with product MKNTLQRLYTGHFLSEEEAFQLMLDITNRKFNDIQISAVLSALNMRLPNSSEMLGFKNALLEQAVHINLNQKNILDIVGTGGDGKNTFNISTLACLVCAGAGVKVAKHGNYGVSSVSGSSNILEAVGVVFSNDESVLQQQINDANITFLHAPLFHPAMKNVAEVRKNMGVKTIFNLLGPLSNPSKPTTQLIGVHSEWIGKLYKDVLRQTKTNFAIVHSIDGYDEISLTSETKIFTKKQDIFYTPHAFGMDIITPESIFGGDTIESNQNIFMNILNGKGSTAQNNVVIANAALAISLYFEKELDDSVALAKDSLLGLKALSSLRKLTKS from the coding sequence ATGAAAAATACACTTCAACGATTATACACAGGACATTTTCTATCTGAAGAAGAAGCATTTCAACTGATGCTTGATATTACAAATAGGAAATTCAATGATATACAAATTTCTGCTGTACTTTCTGCACTCAATATGCGTCTACCAAATTCATCAGAAATGCTTGGGTTTAAAAATGCTTTGTTAGAACAAGCTGTGCATATCAACTTAAATCAAAAAAATATACTGGATATTGTTGGCACTGGTGGCGATGGAAAAAACACTTTTAATATATCAACCTTAGCATGCTTGGTATGTGCTGGTGCTGGAGTAAAAGTTGCCAAGCACGGAAACTATGGTGTATCATCAGTATCTGGTTCTTCAAATATTCTAGAAGCTGTTGGTGTTGTTTTTAGTAATGATGAATCTGTTTTACAACAACAAATTAATGATGCTAATATTACTTTCTTGCATGCACCATTATTTCATCCAGCAATGAAGAATGTAGCAGAAGTAAGAAAAAATATGGGCGTAAAAACTATTTTTAATTTATTAGGTCCACTATCAAACCCATCAAAGCCAACTACACAGCTTATTGGTGTGCACAGCGAATGGATAGGAAAATTATACAAAGATGTATTAAGACAAACAAAAACAAATTTTGCCATTGTACATTCTATTGATGGGTATGATGAAATTTCATTAACCTCAGAAACAAAAATATTTACTAAAAAACAAGATATTTTCTACACGCCACATGCATTTGGAATGGACATCATTACACCTGAGTCTATTTTTGGTGGCGATACAATAGAAAGTAATCAAAATATATTTATGAATATTCTAAATGGCAAAGGAAGTACAGCACAGAATAATGTGGTCATTGCTAATGCTGCCTTGGCTATTTCATTATATTTTGAAAAAGAACTTGACGATAGTGTTGCCTTAGCAAAAGATAGCTTACTTGGCTTAAAAGCATTAAGTAGTTTGAGAAAATTGACAAAAAGTTAA
- a CDS encoding IS4 family transposase, which produces MNKSTHNFGNSVLGQLISLIPNSIIDTAVNKHNSDRYIKRFTTLEHLVTMLFCVGSNSTSLREVCTNLLGLEGKLKHIKLKQPPKKSTLGDANKRRNAVVFEQIYYDLLAFYKSTLSDSRFRESYGKELSIIDSTTIFLFKDILKCVGRKPINGKNKGGIKVHLQIRADYNLPTLVKFTDATVHDSNFIQHISFDSNTIYCFDRGYVDYLLFERFNQTQIPFVTRIKDNAKFSSKEEFSLDNCKDDAILKDEQIELDIRENGTITRQLPLRRIAYWSEQHNKCYEFITNIYDLKPEQIATIYKQRWQIELLHKQLKQNFPLNYFLGDNENAIIIQIWCTLIYNLLITVIQRKVEKRKWAFANLCSLIRTHLFNYINLKSFLKNPQKHYIVATQNQIQLFSG; this is translated from the coding sequence ATGAATAAAAGTACGCATAATTTTGGTAATTCGGTTCTCGGACAGCTGATTTCTTTAATTCCTAATTCTATTATTGATACAGCTGTTAACAAGCATAACAGTGATAGATATATCAAACGATTTACAACACTAGAACATTTAGTAACGATGTTGTTTTGTGTTGGCTCCAACAGTACTTCGCTTCGTGAGGTTTGTACTAATTTATTAGGTTTAGAAGGCAAACTCAAACATATTAAACTCAAACAACCACCTAAAAAGAGTACGCTTGGTGATGCTAACAAACGTAGAAATGCTGTTGTGTTTGAACAAATCTATTATGACTTGTTGGCTTTTTATAAATCAACTTTATCGGACAGCCGATTTAGAGAAAGTTATGGTAAAGAGCTGTCCATTATCGATTCTACTACTATTTTCTTGTTTAAAGACATCTTAAAATGTGTTGGGCGTAAACCGATAAATGGCAAAAATAAAGGTGGTATTAAAGTGCATCTGCAAATTAGAGCAGATTATAATTTGCCTACTTTAGTAAAATTTACAGATGCTACTGTTCATGATAGTAACTTTATCCAGCATATTTCTTTTGACTCCAACACCATCTATTGCTTTGACAGAGGTTATGTTGATTATCTACTCTTTGAGAGATTTAATCAAACACAAATACCATTTGTAACCCGTATTAAAGACAATGCAAAGTTTAGTTCTAAAGAAGAATTTAGTTTGGATAACTGCAAAGATGATGCTATTTTGAAAGATGAGCAAATAGAATTAGACATTAGAGAAAATGGCACAATAACAAGACAATTGCCACTTCGTAGAATTGCCTATTGGAGCGAACAGCATAACAAATGCTACGAATTTATTACCAATATCTACGATTTAAAACCAGAACAAATTGCTACAATATACAAGCAACGATGGCAAATTGAGTTATTGCACAAACAACTCAAACAAAATTTTCCACTTAATTATTTTTTAGGTGATAATGAAAATGCAATTATTATACAGATTTGGTGTACGCTTATTTACAATCTACTTATCACCGTTATTCAAAGAAAAGTAGAAAAACGAAAATGGGCATTTGCAAATCTTTGTTCACTAATCAGAACACATTTATTTAACTATATTAATCTAAAATCATTCCTCAAAAATCCACAAAAACACTACATCGTTGCTACACAAAATCAAATACAATTATTTTCAGGATAA